The following are encoded in a window of Saccharothrix longispora genomic DNA:
- a CDS encoding tetratricopeptide repeat protein — protein MSTRTVAFLITAALAVYFVLLGGRAVVLLGTGEPVGVALGVGVLLLPLVGAWIAWTNIRFGFTTERMARLLEAEGALPDLSGLPRTPSGRVERAAADEWFEERKRDVEARPEDWRTWFLLAQAYDLSGDRGRARETMRKAIGLFSGV, from the coding sequence ATGAGCACCCGCACCGTCGCGTTCCTCATCACCGCCGCGCTGGCGGTGTACTTCGTGCTGCTCGGCGGTCGGGCGGTGGTGCTGCTGGGCACCGGCGAGCCGGTGGGCGTCGCGCTCGGCGTGGGCGTGCTGCTGCTGCCGCTGGTCGGCGCGTGGATCGCGTGGACCAACATCCGGTTCGGCTTCACCACGGAGCGGATGGCGCGGCTGCTGGAGGCGGAGGGCGCGCTGCCCGACCTCTCCGGCCTGCCGCGCACGCCGTCCGGCCGCGTGGAGCGGGCCGCCGCCGACGAGTGGTTCGAGGAGCGCAAGCGGGACGTGGAGGCGCGACCGGAGGACTGGCGGACCTGGTTCCTGCTCGCCCAGGCCTACGACCTGTCGGGCGACCGGGGCCGGGCGCGCGAGACCATGCGCAAGGCCATCGGGCTGTTCTCCGGGGTGTAG
- a CDS encoding TetR family transcriptional regulator — MAEALTAETILGTTEDVLRRFGPAKATVVDVARALGVSHGSVYRHFPTKAALREAVTQRWLDRAHAGLAELVTAPTDPPQRLRDWLAALFEAKRRKALGDPELFATFQVLVAENSRVVAAHVAAMVDDLTEIVRSGVDSGHFTTADPRRAARAVFHATARYHDPAHASDWSGPDVDDEFDAVVSLLVAGLRTGV; from the coding sequence GTGGCCGAAGCGCTGACCGCAGAGACCATCCTCGGCACGACCGAGGACGTCCTGCGGCGCTTCGGCCCGGCGAAGGCCACCGTCGTGGACGTGGCGCGGGCGCTGGGTGTCAGCCACGGCAGCGTCTACCGCCACTTCCCGACCAAGGCCGCGCTGCGCGAGGCCGTGACCCAGCGCTGGCTCGACCGCGCCCACGCGGGCCTGGCGGAACTCGTGACCGCGCCGACCGACCCGCCGCAGCGCCTGCGCGACTGGCTGGCCGCCCTGTTCGAGGCCAAGCGCCGCAAGGCCCTGGGCGACCCGGAGCTGTTCGCCACCTTCCAGGTCCTGGTCGCCGAGAACAGCCGGGTCGTGGCCGCCCACGTGGCCGCGATGGTCGACGACCTGACCGAGATCGTCCGGTCGGGCGTCGACTCGGGCCACTTCACCACCGCGGACCCCCGCCGGGCCGCCAGGGCCGTCTTCCACGCCACCGCCCGCTACCACGACCCGGCCCACGCGTCGGACTGGTCGGGGCCCGACGTGGACGACGAGTTCGACGCGGTCGTGTCGTTGCTGGTGGCGGGCCTGCGGACCGGGGTGTGA
- a CDS encoding winged helix-turn-helix domain-containing protein yields MSADVARRIALGAQGFAEPRPAGAPTRRHLRKVLSRIRLLQLDSVNVAVRAHYMPLFSRLGSYEPALVDDAAWAHSARRPRLLVEYWAHEASLVPVEDWPLFHSGAKRQGWWRTYATVAEASPGLVDDVLAVVRESGPMGAGAIEKALSGGGPRAKDHWGWNWSEVKQVCEYLFGAGVLTTGTRRGFERHYDLVERVLPPDVLARRVPADEGARELVARAATALGVATEPDLRDYYRLAPARSRQAVAELVEAGVLEPVEVRGWNAPAYRHVEARVPRVVAGRALLCPFDPLIWERARTERIFDFFYRIEIYVPAPKRVHGYYVFPFLLDGRLVGRVDLKADRAAGVLRVQSAFSEPAVDVGRVAVELAAELRHMADWLELDDVVVAPRGDLAPALSAVVR; encoded by the coding sequence ATGAGCGCCGACGTCGCACGCCGCATCGCCCTGGGGGCGCAGGGCTTCGCCGAACCCCGGCCCGCGGGGGCGCCCACCCGGCGGCACCTCCGGAAGGTGCTGTCCCGCATCCGGCTGCTCCAGCTCGACTCGGTGAACGTGGCGGTGCGCGCGCACTACATGCCGCTGTTCTCCCGGCTCGGCTCCTACGAGCCGGCCCTGGTGGACGACGCGGCGTGGGCGCACAGCGCGCGCCGGCCGCGGCTGCTGGTGGAGTACTGGGCGCACGAGGCGAGCCTGGTGCCGGTGGAGGACTGGCCGTTGTTCCACTCCGGCGCCAAGCGCCAGGGCTGGTGGCGCACCTACGCGACCGTCGCCGAGGCGTCGCCGGGGCTGGTGGACGACGTGCTGGCCGTGGTGCGGGAGTCGGGGCCGATGGGCGCGGGCGCGATCGAGAAGGCGCTGTCCGGAGGCGGGCCGCGCGCCAAGGACCACTGGGGCTGGAACTGGTCGGAGGTCAAGCAGGTCTGCGAGTACCTGTTCGGCGCGGGCGTGCTGACGACGGGCACGCGGCGCGGGTTCGAGCGGCACTACGACCTGGTCGAGCGCGTGCTGCCGCCCGACGTGCTGGCCCGCCGCGTGCCCGCGGACGAGGGGGCCCGGGAGCTGGTGGCGCGGGCGGCGACGGCGCTGGGCGTGGCGACCGAGCCGGACCTGCGCGACTACTACCGGCTGGCCCCGGCGCGCAGCAGGCAGGCGGTCGCCGAGCTGGTGGAGGCGGGCGTGCTGGAGCCGGTCGAGGTGCGCGGCTGGAACGCGCCCGCCTACCGGCACGTCGAGGCGCGCGTGCCGCGCGTGGTGGCGGGCCGGGCGCTGCTGTGCCCGTTCGACCCGCTGATCTGGGAGCGGGCGCGCACCGAGCGCATCTTCGATTTCTTCTACCGCATCGAGATCTACGTGCCCGCGCCGAAGCGGGTGCACGGCTACTACGTGTTCCCGTTCCTGCTGGACGGGCGGCTGGTGGGCCGGGTGGACCTCAAGGCCGACCGGGCGGCGGGCGTCCTGCGCGTGCAGTCGGCGTTCTCCGAGCCGGCGGTGGACGTGGGGCGGGTGGCCGTGGAGCTGGCGGCCGAGCTGCGGCACATGGCCGACTGGCTGGAGCTGGACGACGTGGTCGTGGCGCCGCGCGGCGACCTGGCGCCCGCGCTGTCGGCGGTGGTGCGCTGA
- a CDS encoding aldo/keto reductase, protein MTDSTPRGARDRRLGRDLRVSALGLGCMGMSDLYGPADEAESVATIHAAIDAGVTLLDTGDFYGMGHNEMLIRRALADRARDDVAISVKFGALRDADGGWHGNDGRPEAVRNFLAYTLRRLGTDHVDVYRPARLDPAVPIEDTVGAIAEQVGKGHVRHIGLSEVGAETLRRAHAVHPITDLQIEYSLISRGIEEDILPTARELGIGVTAYGVLSRGLISGHWTASRQVADFRSASPRFQGGNLDHNLALVEALRAVAAGKGVSVAQLAIAWVLAQGDDVVPLVGARRRDRLTEALGALEVELTPADLAAIEAAVPRDAAAGSRYAEAQMTHLDSEH, encoded by the coding sequence ATGACCGACTCCACTCCCCGGGGCGCCCGCGACCGGCGGCTCGGCCGCGACCTCCGCGTTTCCGCGCTCGGCCTGGGCTGCATGGGCATGTCCGACCTGTACGGCCCGGCCGACGAGGCGGAGAGCGTGGCGACGATCCACGCCGCGATCGACGCGGGCGTGACGCTGCTCGACACCGGCGACTTCTACGGCATGGGCCACAACGAGATGCTGATCCGCCGCGCGCTGGCCGACCGCGCCCGCGACGACGTGGCGATCAGCGTGAAGTTCGGCGCGCTGCGCGACGCGGACGGCGGCTGGCACGGCAACGACGGCAGGCCCGAGGCCGTGCGCAACTTCCTCGCCTACACCCTGCGCCGCCTGGGCACCGACCACGTCGACGTCTACCGCCCGGCCCGCCTCGACCCCGCCGTGCCGATCGAGGACACCGTCGGCGCCATCGCCGAGCAGGTCGGGAAGGGTCACGTGCGGCACATCGGCCTGTCCGAGGTGGGCGCGGAGACCCTGCGCCGGGCGCACGCCGTGCACCCGATCACCGACCTCCAGATCGAGTACTCCCTGATCTCGCGCGGCATCGAGGAGGACATCCTGCCCACCGCCCGCGAACTGGGCATCGGCGTCACCGCCTACGGCGTGCTGTCGCGCGGCCTGATCTCCGGCCACTGGACCGCGTCCCGCCAGGTCGCCGACTTCCGCTCGGCCTCCCCGCGCTTCCAGGGCGGGAACCTCGACCACAACCTGGCGCTGGTCGAGGCGCTGCGCGCGGTCGCCGCCGGCAAGGGCGTGTCCGTCGCCCAACTGGCCATCGCCTGGGTGCTGGCGCAGGGCGACGACGTCGTGCCGCTGGTGGGCGCCCGCCGCCGCGACCGCCTCACCGAGGCGCTGGGCGCCCTGGAGGTGGAGCTGACCCCGGCCGACCTGGCCGCGATCGAGGCCGCCGTGCCCCGCGACGCCGCCGCGGGCAGCCGCTACGCCGAGGCGCAGATGACGCACCTGGACAGCGAGCACTGA
- a CDS encoding TIGR03085 family metal-binding protein: MGVARDERRLLSDLLLQVGPDAPTLCAPWRGRDLAAHLVLRERRPDAAAGILLGPLAGHTRKVQDGYAAKPWDELVELVRTGPPAPFRLVDEAVNAVEYFVHHEDVRRARPDWEPRSPDPVRDQVLWKRLPVTAKMIYRKSPVGVVLRRPDGESVVARHGANPVVLTGQVQELLMHVFGRSASRVEYDGSDEAVRLVKALDRGV, encoded by the coding sequence ATGGGTGTGGCGCGCGACGAACGCAGGCTGCTGAGCGATCTCCTCCTCCAGGTCGGGCCGGACGCGCCCACGCTGTGCGCCCCGTGGCGCGGCCGCGACCTGGCCGCGCACCTCGTGCTCCGGGAGCGCCGGCCCGACGCCGCGGCGGGCATCCTGCTCGGGCCGCTGGCCGGGCACACGCGGAAGGTGCAGGACGGCTACGCCGCGAAGCCGTGGGACGAGCTGGTCGAACTGGTGCGCACCGGCCCACCCGCGCCGTTCCGCCTCGTCGACGAGGCGGTCAACGCCGTCGAGTACTTCGTGCACCACGAGGACGTGCGCCGCGCTCGACCCGACTGGGAACCGCGTTCACCCGATCCGGTGCGTGACCAGGTGCTGTGGAAGCGCCTGCCCGTCACCGCGAAGATGATCTACCGCAAGAGCCCCGTGGGCGTGGTGCTGCGCCGGCCCGACGGCGAGTCCGTGGTGGCCAGGCACGGCGCGAACCCGGTCGTGCTGACGGGCCAGGTCCAGGAACTGCTGATGCACGTATTCGGGCGTTCGGCCTCCCGGGTCGAGTACGACGGCTCCGACGAGGCCGTGCGGCTCGTCAAGGCCCTCGACCGGGGTGTGTAG
- the thyX gene encoding FAD-dependent thymidylate synthase: MAETVSPKVQLIAKTEFFPPEDVPWSTDADGGEALAEFAGRACYQSWTKPNPATATNAGYIKHIIEVGHLSVLEHGSVSFYLTGISRSLTHELIRHRHFSYSQLSQRYVPERNAAMVEPDVIANDPELHEMFLKAAQASVEAYNDLLKGLEEKFSDVPSATLRRKQARQAARAILPNATETRIVVTGNYRAWRHFIAMRATEHADVEIRALAVECLRQLQKAAGNAFADFTISALPDGTEVASSPLVTEG, encoded by the coding sequence ATGGCTGAGACGGTGTCGCCGAAGGTGCAGTTGATCGCGAAGACGGAGTTCTTCCCCCCGGAGGACGTCCCGTGGTCCACCGACGCCGACGGCGGCGAGGCGCTCGCCGAGTTCGCGGGCCGCGCGTGCTACCAGTCGTGGACGAAGCCCAACCCGGCCACCGCCACGAACGCGGGCTACATCAAGCACATCATCGAGGTCGGCCACCTCTCCGTGCTCGAACACGGCTCGGTGAGCTTCTACCTGACCGGCATCTCCCGCTCGCTCACCCACGAGCTGATCCGGCACCGGCACTTCTCCTACAGCCAGCTGTCCCAGCGGTACGTGCCCGAGCGCAACGCCGCCATGGTCGAGCCGGACGTCATCGCGAACGACCCCGAGCTGCACGAGATGTTCCTCAAGGCCGCCCAGGCGAGCGTCGAGGCCTACAACGACCTGCTCAAGGGCCTGGAGGAGAAGTTCTCCGACGTGCCCAGCGCCACGCTGCGCCGCAAGCAGGCCCGCCAGGCGGCCCGCGCGATCCTGCCCAACGCCACCGAGACCCGCATCGTGGTCACCGGCAACTACCGCGCCTGGCGGCACTTCATCGCGATGCGCGCCACCGAGCACGCCGACGTGGAGATCCGCGCCCTGGCCGTGGAGTGCCTGCGCCAACTCCAGAAGGCGGCGGGCAACGCGTTCGCCGACTTCACGATCTCCGCGCTGCCCGACGGCACCGAGGTCGCCTCCAGCCCGCTGGTCACCGAAGGCTGA
- the dapB gene encoding 4-hydroxy-tetrahydrodipicolinate reductase, with product MNDPSPLDETVREEPLRVGVIGARGRMGAEVCRAVEAAPDMEVVAMVDAGDWLFNLSDAGAEVVVDFTSPEVVMDNIRFCVDNDIHAVVGTSGFDARKLGTVSEWLDAKPGVGVLIAPNFAIGAVLSMRFAELAARYYESVEVVELHHPRKVDAPSGTAAHTARLISQAREAAGLGPMPDATTQEAPGARGTLVGDVRVHSLRVAGLIAHQEVVFGTEGETLTLRHDSLDRTSFMPGVLLAVRRIARHPGLSVGLDKYMDL from the coding sequence TTGAACGACCCGTCCCCCCTCGACGAGACCGTGCGGGAAGAACCGCTCCGCGTCGGCGTCATCGGCGCGCGCGGCCGGATGGGCGCGGAGGTGTGCCGGGCGGTCGAGGCCGCGCCGGACATGGAAGTCGTGGCGATGGTCGACGCCGGCGACTGGCTGTTCAACCTGTCCGACGCGGGCGCCGAGGTCGTGGTCGACTTCACCAGCCCCGAGGTCGTCATGGACAACATCCGGTTCTGCGTGGACAACGACATCCACGCGGTCGTCGGCACGTCCGGCTTCGACGCGCGGAAGCTGGGCACCGTCTCCGAGTGGCTGGACGCCAAGCCGGGCGTGGGCGTGCTGATCGCCCCGAACTTCGCGATCGGCGCGGTGCTGTCGATGCGGTTCGCCGAGCTGGCCGCCCGCTACTACGAGTCGGTCGAGGTCGTCGAGCTGCACCACCCGCGCAAGGTGGACGCCCCGTCGGGCACGGCCGCGCACACCGCCCGGCTGATCTCCCAGGCGCGCGAGGCGGCCGGGCTCGGCCCGATGCCGGACGCGACGACGCAGGAGGCGCCGGGCGCGCGCGGCACGCTCGTGGGCGACGTGCGGGTGCACTCGCTGCGGGTGGCGGGCCTGATCGCGCACCAGGAGGTCGTGTTCGGCACCGAGGGCGAGACGCTGACGCTGCGGCACGACTCGCTGGACCGCACGTCGTTCATGCCGGGCGTGCTGCTGGCGGTGCGGCGGATCGCGCGGCACCCGGGGCTGTCCGTGGGCCTCGACAAGTACATGGACCTCTGA
- a CDS encoding ACT domain-containing protein, whose protein sequence is MKHLVVDVQPGEYTVARLPADAPVPAGLLDRPGLVSVTRTPAELSVVCPSEHAPDAATAQPGWRLLTVRGPLEFTLTGIMAALSGELAAAGVSLFALSTYDTDHLLVKAVDLGRAVRALRASGHEVTKP, encoded by the coding sequence GTGAAGCACCTCGTCGTCGACGTCCAGCCGGGGGAGTACACGGTCGCCCGGCTGCCCGCCGACGCGCCCGTCCCGGCCGGCCTGCTGGACCGACCCGGCCTGGTGTCGGTCACCAGGACGCCCGCCGAGCTGTCCGTGGTGTGCCCCAGCGAGCACGCGCCCGACGCGGCCACCGCCCAGCCCGGCTGGCGGCTGCTGACCGTGCGCGGCCCGCTGGAGTTCACCCTCACCGGGATCATGGCCGCGCTGTCCGGCGAACTCGCCGCCGCGGGCGTGAGCCTGTTCGCGCTGTCCACGTACGACACGGACCACCTGCTGGTGAAGGCTGTCGACCTGGGGCGCGCCGTCCGGGCGCTGCGCGCGTCGGGGCACGAAGTCACGAAACCGTGA
- a CDS encoding DUF4097 family beta strand repeat-containing protein, which yields MESSDVVRQQGFEVEGTVEVDVSVPAGRVRVHLVDEPGVHVEVKHETSATESLTTGLSGLLNWANEQFGGQLANQFGGQFGSRFGAGLGQPAGPAEAVRDARVEVTGSRLRVRSSEALPLRGVPLDVVVRAPEGSHVIVTSDSADVTVTGPAGRLEIRTGTGHVTTDRADASSRVDSRSGKLRLGPMLGGLRAKTGSGDIEIASIGGNTVLHSGTGDVWLGAVQDDVQVRTAGGDVTIADAASGRIQMGTGSGDVRVGIRPGVAAQIDLLSSSGTARSELDVSDSPPPGDPLLFITGRTGTGTALVTTATVG from the coding sequence GTGGAGTCGTCCGATGTCGTCCGGCAGCAGGGCTTCGAGGTCGAGGGCACCGTCGAGGTCGACGTGTCCGTGCCGGCGGGCCGGGTGCGGGTGCACCTGGTCGACGAGCCGGGCGTGCACGTCGAGGTGAAGCACGAAACGTCGGCGACCGAGTCGTTGACGACGGGCCTGTCCGGCCTGCTGAACTGGGCGAACGAGCAGTTCGGCGGTCAGTTGGCGAACCAGTTCGGCGGCCAGTTCGGCAGCCGGTTCGGAGCTGGGCTCGGGCAGCCGGCCGGTCCGGCCGAGGCGGTGCGCGACGCGCGCGTCGAGGTGACGGGGTCGCGCCTGCGGGTGCGCTCGTCCGAGGCCCTGCCGCTGCGCGGGGTGCCGCTGGACGTCGTGGTACGCGCCCCGGAGGGTTCGCACGTGATCGTGACGTCGGACTCGGCCGACGTGACCGTGACGGGACCGGCCGGCCGGCTGGAGATCCGGACCGGCACGGGCCACGTGACCACGGACCGCGCCGACGCGTCCTCGCGGGTCGACTCGCGCAGCGGCAAGCTGCGCCTGGGCCCGATGCTCGGCGGCCTGCGGGCCAAGACCGGGTCCGGCGACATCGAGATCGCCTCGATCGGCGGCAACACCGTGCTCCACTCGGGCACCGGTGACGTGTGGCTGGGCGCCGTGCAGGACGACGTGCAGGTCCGCACGGCCGGCGGTGACGTGACGATCGCCGACGCCGCCTCCGGCCGCATCCAGATGGGCACCGGCTCCGGTGACGTCCGGGTGGGCATCCGCCCCGGCGTGGCGGCCCAGATCGACCTGCTCTCCAGCTCCGGCACGGCCCGCTCGGAGCTGGACGTCTCCGACAGCCCGCCCCCGGGCGACCCGCTGCTGTTCATCACGGGCCGGACGGGCACCGGCACGGCCCTGGTGACCACCGCGACCGTCGGCTGA
- a CDS encoding toxin-antitoxin system HicB family antitoxin — MDLSPYIAALREDLATAASAGDDGTRRTAALLAVALEPAARLALMNALSDLAAEVTSALDGVVVDVRLDGRDVRVVVTGSAPREEHEPEPREVPRPAAGDATRITLRLLDELKSKAEQAAASQGMSLNTFVAQAVQGAVGGRRGHHKNPAPPKDQSGGSGSRVRGWVQG; from the coding sequence ATGGACCTGTCGCCTTACATCGCCGCGCTGCGCGAGGACCTCGCGACGGCCGCGTCCGCCGGGGACGACGGCACCCGGCGCACGGCCGCACTGCTGGCCGTGGCCCTGGAGCCGGCCGCACGGCTGGCGCTCATGAACGCCCTGTCCGACCTGGCCGCCGAGGTCACCTCCGCCCTGGACGGGGTGGTGGTCGACGTCCGGCTCGACGGTCGCGACGTGCGGGTGGTCGTCACCGGCTCCGCGCCCCGTGAGGAGCACGAACCGGAGCCGCGGGAAGTTCCCCGACCGGCCGCCGGTGATGCCACGCGCATCACGCTGCGCCTGCTGGACGAGCTGAAGTCGAAGGCCGAGCAGGCCGCCGCGTCGCAGGGCATGTCGTTGAACACGTTCGTCGCGCAGGCCGTGCAGGGCGCGGTCGGCGGTCGGCGCGGTCACCACAAGAACCCGGCGCCGCCGAAGGACCAGTCGGGCGGCTCCGGCTCCCGGGTCCGCGGCTGGGTGCAGGGCTGA
- a CDS encoding PRC-barrel domain-containing protein, whose protein sequence is MDRTAVDRLYDCDVLDRHGRHIGHVVDLWLSNGRPMWASVRRTAGTALVPIRGAQVRDRRLVVPVDRREVEDAPRVDGGPTAEVHDHYGLSMPEQRLVRHDRAGSGASAPASPRGRQAMRPAR, encoded by the coding sequence ATGGATCGGACTGCGGTGGACCGCCTCTACGACTGCGACGTCCTCGACCGCCACGGTCGCCACATCGGCCACGTCGTCGACCTGTGGCTGTCGAACGGCCGGCCGATGTGGGCGTCCGTGCGCAGAACGGCCGGCACGGCCCTGGTGCCGATCCGCGGCGCCCAGGTCCGCGACCGCCGGCTCGTCGTGCCGGTGGACCGCCGCGAGGTGGAGGACGCGCCGCGCGTCGACGGCGGCCCGACGGCCGAGGTGCACGACCACTACGGCCTGTCGATGCCCGAGCAGCGGCTCGTGCGGCACGACCGCGCCGGGAGCGGGGCTAGTGCACCAGCCAGCCCGCGAGGGCGGCAGGCGATGCGGCCAGCACGCTGA
- a CDS encoding serine/threonine-protein kinase encodes MNSPHGVKPRVIAGRYTLLAELGRGGMGVVWRAQDTVIGRHVAIKELHLPDGIAHEERRVLEERVLREARTAGRLNDPAVVTVFDVVVEGGMTYIVMELVEAATLSTLINAQGPMPQERVVSIAVQALSALDSAHQAGVVHRDVKPGNLMITPNGRVKLTDFGIAQAVDDPRLTTSGSLIGSPAYMSPERIHGHEATPAADLWALGATLAYAVEGVSPYERSSTASTLHAIMNEAPRLTRAHGALGAVITGLLMPDPNARLTGQQARAMLERALAQPTPPSGFGAPPNATMNYTQLANGARQAVARKPWLKGVLIGGGALAAVVLLVAGVFLGRWWFTPSKPAAMAETITFGSGGTMSASQFKMSGQKCGDNFLEPTVTVNYTECDKDHRVEFFAIGNPFSSSGKHAYPGDEWLRAYAENFCTLHFMSDVVELEGKEDKLNYAAVIPTRGEWQEDPKDSDLTREVSCVLWSRDKAELSSRVTAE; translated from the coding sequence GTGAACAGTCCACACGGCGTGAAGCCGCGGGTCATCGCGGGCAGGTACACCCTGCTCGCCGAGCTGGGGCGCGGAGGCATGGGCGTGGTGTGGCGCGCCCAGGACACCGTGATCGGCCGCCACGTCGCCATCAAGGAGCTGCACCTGCCCGACGGCATCGCGCACGAGGAGCGCCGGGTGCTGGAGGAGCGGGTGCTGCGCGAGGCGCGCACCGCGGGCCGCCTCAACGACCCCGCCGTGGTCACCGTGTTCGACGTGGTCGTCGAGGGCGGCATGACCTACATCGTGATGGAGCTGGTGGAGGCCGCCACCCTCTCCACGCTGATCAACGCCCAGGGCCCCATGCCGCAGGAGCGCGTCGTCTCCATCGCGGTGCAGGCGCTGTCCGCGCTGGACTCCGCGCACCAGGCGGGGGTCGTGCACCGGGACGTGAAGCCCGGCAACCTCATGATCACCCCGAACGGCCGGGTCAAGCTGACCGACTTCGGCATCGCCCAGGCCGTCGACGACCCGCGCCTGACCACCAGCGGCAGCCTCATCGGCTCACCCGCGTACATGTCGCCGGAGCGCATCCACGGCCACGAGGCCACGCCCGCCGCGGACCTGTGGGCGCTGGGCGCGACGCTGGCCTACGCCGTGGAGGGCGTGAGCCCCTACGAGCGCTCGTCCACCGCGTCCACGCTGCACGCGATCATGAACGAGGCGCCCCGCCTGACCAGGGCGCACGGCGCGCTCGGCGCGGTCATCACCGGTCTGCTGATGCCCGACCCGAACGCCCGCCTCACCGGTCAGCAGGCCCGCGCCATGCTCGAACGCGCGCTCGCCCAGCCCACCCCGCCCAGCGGATTCGGCGCGCCGCCCAACGCGACGATGAACTACACGCAGCTCGCCAACGGCGCGCGGCAGGCGGTCGCCCGCAAGCCGTGGCTCAAGGGCGTGCTGATCGGCGGCGGCGCCCTGGCCGCCGTGGTGCTGCTGGTCGCGGGCGTGTTCCTGGGCCGCTGGTGGTTCACCCCGTCGAAGCCCGCCGCGATGGCCGAGACCATCACCTTCGGCTCGGGCGGCACGATGTCCGCGAGCCAGTTCAAGATGAGCGGCCAGAAGTGCGGCGACAACTTCCTCGAACCCACCGTCACGGTCAACTACACCGAGTGCGACAAGGACCACCGGGTCGAGTTCTTCGCGATCGGCAACCCGTTCAGCTCCTCCGGCAAGCACGCCTACCCCGGTGACGAGTGGCTGCGCGCCTACGCCGAGAACTTCTGCACGCTGCACTTCATGTCCGACGTCGTCGAGCTGGAGGGCAAGGAGGACAAGCTGAACTACGCCGCGGTCATCCCCACGCGCGGCGAGTGGCAGGAGGACCCCAAGGACAGCGACCTCACCCGCGAGGTGTCCTGCGTGCTGTGGAGCAGGGACAAGGCCGAGCTGTCCAGCCGGGTGACCGCCGAGTAG
- a CDS encoding GNAT family N-acetyltransferase: MADAAVRTAEPDDVAEIARIHRDTWRTAYRDLVPGEVLADLDVARTAPAWAEAVEGGQVLVATEGRWLVGFCVAGAAPADDVARADGSLPPDAATTALVNVLVEPRWGRRGHGGRLLAAAAARLREAGATRGVAWVPEADRASTGFYAKAEWTPDGTVRTLDALGRPLREIRVSGGLTLLLSS, translated from the coding sequence ATGGCCGACGCCGCGGTGCGCACCGCTGAGCCCGACGACGTGGCGGAGATCGCCCGCATCCACCGGGACACCTGGCGGACCGCCTACCGGGACCTGGTGCCCGGGGAGGTGCTGGCGGACCTGGACGTGGCGCGGACCGCCCCCGCCTGGGCCGAGGCCGTCGAGGGCGGCCAGGTGCTGGTGGCCACCGAGGGCCGGTGGCTGGTGGGCTTCTGCGTGGCCGGCGCCGCCCCCGCGGACGACGTGGCCCGCGCGGACGGCTCGCTGCCGCCCGACGCGGCCACGACGGCGCTGGTGAACGTGCTGGTCGAGCCCCGCTGGGGACGGCGCGGGCACGGCGGCCGACTGCTGGCCGCGGCCGCGGCGCGGCTGCGCGAGGCGGGCGCCACCAGGGGCGTCGCGTGGGTCCCGGAGGCCGACCGGGCGTCGACCGGCTTCTACGCCAAGGCGGAGTGGACCCCCGACGGCACGGTGCGCACGCTGGACGCCCTGGGACGACCCCTGAGGGAAATCAGGGTTTCCGGGGGGTTGACCCTGCTGTTGTCGTCGTGA